The genomic window ACACTATTATAATATTCTAGAAGATATTGAAATACTAACAGAAACTATAAATGAGATAGCGAAAATGGGGAGTGTAAAATGACAAAGGCACAGGTAATAGCCATACTAATAATAATCATAATGATTATAAGCACAATAGCATACGCACTAATATAATTAGGAGGAACACTAATGGAAAAAGTTAGGATAGGGGCTGTGGTAGCTGAATTTAATTATGATATAACCCAGATGATGTTAAAGTTGGCTGAAGAACATGCAAAATTTCTCGGTTCTGAAATAACTAAAGTCGTGCCCGTGCCCGGCGTCTTTGACATGCCCCTTGCAATCAAAAAACTCCTAGAAGATGATAACATAGATGCTGTCATAACATTGGGGGCTGTTATCGAAGGGGCTACAGATCATGATCAGATAGTAGCACAACACGCATCCCGTAAAATAGCCGACCTCGCCCTAGAATATGATAAACCAGTAGCCCTCGGAATCTCAGGACCTAGCATGACCCGCTTAGAAGCCCATCAACGAGTAGATTATGCTAAAAGGGCCGTTGAAGCTGCTGTTAAAATGTATAGGAGACTGAAAAAACTCTAGATTTTGGGATGGAATTGCAGATTCTAAAACCTGAAGAATTAAGGGAGAAATTTAAAGATCCATGGATAGCCCCTTATAAAAAGATTATCACAATGGTGGACAACGACCTTGTAGAGATAATAGAATATCATCCTTGTATTTCAGGTTCCCATTGGATGATCTACCAATACCCACGGACAAGTAAACTAATACTAAAAGCAAAAAGGGATGGTAACCGCCACATTTACCTTACAAAGACGGGAAAAACTCATCTAAATTTAAGGGCGAGCTTGAATGCTGCTGGAATCGAAGAAGTCACCGTAACCAAGGATGAGGTTAAGGTCGTTCACGCCGGCCTTGCAGGGGCTGGAGTTGGCGCTGCAATGTGCAGGGGGATGGCAAAAGGCGTTAAACGGGTTGAACTATACGATGTTGGTGGAGGATCAAAGGTTGGACGGGCCGCTGTTATAACACCAAGACTTGAAAAGGTTATCATAGGCATAGATGATACAGATACAAAGGATAAAGGAGCCACATGGACCCTAGCACATAATATTGGGGTTGAACTTTCAAGCGAAGGTTTCGAGTACTTGGATCATATTATAGTGCAACTTTATCCACACAATCCATATAAGACACAAAATTGTGTGTCTGTTGCATTAACATTCGCAGTTAAACCCGGAACCCAAGAGGAACTCATAGAAAGGATCATAGAGAAATTAAAGGAGAAAACTCTCTCCGATAAGACCTCTATCGCAATCTTTAATGGTATAATGATCCCAGAAAAGCTTAGAGAATATTCTATAAGAGCTAAGAAAAAACTAGTCACTGTAGATGAGGCCAGAAAAATTGCAGAGGAGGTTGGGGTCCAATTAATAGAGGTCACAGGAGCCCAAGGACAAATTGGGGCCCTTGCAGCCATAGGATTATCTGATGATGTTGATGAGGCTGTTAAAGTTTATCAGAGATGATATTGAGGAATATACCCTCTTCTATTGTGGCAAATTGCATATTAGTCTTTATCGGCTTCCCGATCTCTACTATTATAATATGATCACCCCAGTATATGGTATAATTTTCCCTGGGTGAATTTTCATTAAAGTATATTGTCCTAACATGTATTCCATTTATATAAATTGCATATGAACCATTCTTCATCGCGCCCAAGGCTGTTGTGATCTTTTTACCATCAAGGTAGATGTTTACTTCACGGCCACTTTTATCATTATCTTCAATTAAAATACCATTTTCTATCGTAATATTAGACTGGTTTGAAATTTTACGGACTGCAAATATATTATTGAAGACTTTTCGAAGGGCGCTATCCCTGATCACATCCCCTACGTTCACATCTAATATTTCTCTAGCATTTGCCGGTATCCTAATGATGTTAACATCATTAGGCCTTGATTCCTTTAATGTGTAATCTACTCCCCCAATATAAACTATGTCACCATAGTTGAGTCCCAAGGTGTCAACAGCCTCCTTTGGCAATCTTATAGTATCATTTTCACCTTCAAGGGCACTATCTATAGTGTATGGCCCCCTAACATCGAATGTTCTATTCTCCGCATTCTTCTTCCATATTATAAGGTTTCCAGGGTTGGGTTCGATGGATATTTTACCCTCATCAATATGAACCGCTCCAAGAAGCGCTGAAATCATGGCAACAAGGATAAGGGCCGACACCAAAATGGGAAAATGCATGTAGATGAATGATCTTAAAACTTGTAAGCGCCCCTTTGAACTGGCTAAAACATGATATGATCTTTTAACCAACGCCACAAAATAATAAGCTGCTATAATAACCCCCACAACACCCATTATAATACCTACAGTTGGGGGAAGAGCCCTGATAAAAAATATGCTAAAAATTCCCAAGGTAATGAGTGAAAGTCCAAGTATGCACATCCGAATTGATTCACCCATGGAATCCATCATGGTTATCCTACCATATTCAAGGGCCCTGTCAACAATGGTACGGACAACCTCTGTAGCTACAATGTTAAGGTCAGAGAGACTTGCCATGTCATGTTCAAGTTCGCCTATATCAACCTCTTTGACATTTAACCCTTGGACGTCGGCATCGAGAATTATACCCACATCAACTCCATAATCATCTTCAAATTTCATCCGTTCAAGGACGCTCCTTTTAGCGGCGAACTGGCCACTTAATGGCTGCTCAAATTTTATCTCCGGGAAGAAAAATCTCAAGAGAGGTTTCGCGGTCAATTCAGTGACTCTACCAGCTCTTCTTTTAAATTTGGTCTTTGTAATATCCGCCCGGCCCTCTATGATGGGCTTTATCATCTTGTCTATCTTGGCTGTTGTGATATTTCTAAGATCAGCGTCTAAGAAGACTACGATATCACCTTTTGAATGTTTAAAACCTGTTTTAAGGGCCGCGCCTTTGCCGCGATTGCTTGCATGGCGTATTATCTTTGCACCTGCCCTTTTAGCCTCCTTGTAAGTATTGTCAAATGAACCATCATCAACTACAATAACTTCATCCACATAAGATGAACTATGGGCCGCCTTAACAACTTTTGCAACAGTTTTTTCTTCATTATAGGCTGGGATAACCACCGAAACACTTAAATCCCTTTCATGCTTCTTCAAAACACATAGTAGTATTACTATGATGAGGATTAACCAATACATGCCCTTTGACTCCAAAAAATTCTATATATGGGAAAATATCCCTTAACAATTCTACTAATGTTATTATAAAAAGCACTTTAATATATAGATTAGACAAGATTATAAAGAAAAGCTTAATAGTATGATTTCACTCTAAGTAAAAGATTAATGGAGAACCTGTCAAGGAAAAGACATCTTCTACCCTATATCAAAGGTTATGTTTACTTTCATGGTTTGGGTGGTTAAATGAAACCAAAGGTAATGATAGTTCTTGGAAGCGGAACAGATTATATGATAGCTGAAAAGGCTATGGACATTCTTGAAGAACTTAAAATCTCCTATGATTTGAAGGTGGCATCGGCTCACAGAACCCATGAAAGGGTTAAGAGCATCGTTTTAGATTCTGTTAAAAATGGTGTGGAAGTTTTCATAGGCATAGCTGGATTATCAGCACATCTTCCAGGGATAATAGCCGCGAACACCTATCGACCAGTTATCGGGGTGCCTGTTGATGTTAAAATAGGAGGTCTTGACGCCCTATTCGCATGTTCTCAGATGCCATTCCCAGTCCCAGTTGCCACTGTTGGTATTGACAGGGGAGAAAACGGCGCCTTATTCGCAGCCCAGATACTTGGAACCTATAATCAGAAAATAAGAGCCCGTATAATAAAACTTAGAAAAGGATATTATGAAAAGGTTGAAAGTGATGAATCACATATCACTAATAACATTAAAGGAAATTATTACTCTCCAATCGAAATAGCAATCCCAGAGCCAACATGGACAACCAATGAGAGGACAGCAAATAATGACAGCCCACTTGTTTCTGTCATCCCGGGCAGTTATTCTGATATGAAAATCACTAAAAAAGTCACCATGTTCTTGGATAGACTGGGCATACCCTATGATTTGAATGTTATATCCCCTATAAGATATCCTGAACGTTTCCAAAAATACATAGAGAATATGGAAACTGTTAAATTGTTCATAGCGATCAGTGGATTATCTGCACATGTAACCGGCACAATAGCAGCCCTTACAGACAAACCAGTTATAGGAGTCCCTTGTGCCTTTAAAGCTTATGGTTTAGACTCTTTATTCTCTATGGTTAACATGCCACCAGGAGCCCCTGTAGGCATTGTTGGAATAGGAAATGGTGGTAACGCCGCCATATTAGCGGCTGAAATCCTCGGGATAAAAAATGAGAAAATAGAAACAAGAATAAAAAAATTAAGAGGAGGGATCCAGTAACCTGAACTAGGTGATCAAATGAGAAAATTTCTACAAACCATAAAAGACGAATTTGATATTATAAGAATCGAAAAGGAAGTTTCAACCCATATTGAAGCCGCTAAAATCCTCAGAGAACATCCCGGAGAAATAGTAATCCTAGAAAATATCAAGGAATCCGACATACCAGTGATCTCAGGAATATGCAACAGCAGAAAAAAAATCTCAAGGGCACTTAACTGCAAAAAAGAGAACATAACAAAACGAATAATCCAGGCAATGGATAACCCAACCCCAATAGAAGATATTAAAAAACTTGAAGGTTACCATTCCCAAAAAGCAAATTTAGAGAAGCTACCAATCCTCAAATACTATCAAAAGGACGGGGGCCCCTATATTACCGCTGGTGCCATCATAGCCAAAGATCCAGAAACAAGGGTACGGAATGCTTCTATCCATAGGATGATGTTACTCGATAAAAGACACTTAGCTGTGCGCATAGTTCCAAGGCATCTCTACAGTTATTACAAAAGAGCCGAAGAAATGGGAGAAGACTTGCCCATAGTTATAGTCATTGGAATGCACCCTGCAACATTACTCGCAACAACAACATCAGTACCAATAGATGTTGATGAACTAGAAGTTGCAAACAATTTCCATGATGGAAAACTTAAACTTTTCAAATGCGAAAAAGTGGACATTGAAGTCCCAGATGCGGAGATAATAATAGAAGGGAAGATCTTGGCCAATAAAAGAACCGATGAAGGTCCCTTCGTGGATTTAACCGGCACCTATGATATTATAAGAAAAGAACCTATTATAGAAGTTGAAAGGATCCACTTTAAAAACAACCCACTATATCATGCTATTTTACCCGCCGGACTTGAACATAAACTCCTTCAAGGACTCCCACAAGAGCCGAGAATATTCAAAGCAGTGGAAAATACCGTTCCAAGTGTGAAGAATGTGATTCTTACAGAGGGTGGTTGCTGCTGGTTACATGCAATCGTATCTATAAAAAAACAGGCTGAGGGTGATGCTAAAAACGTTATAATGGCAGCTTTATCAGCTCATCCATCATTAAAGCATGTTGTAGTTGTTGACGATGATATAAACCCCTTTGATCTAGAGGATGTGGAGTATGCGATAGCTACACGAGTAAAAGATGATGATATACTTATAGTCCGAGGGGCTAGGGGTTCATCACTTGATCCTTCAGCATCAGCCGATGGGACAACCACAAAGGTTGGTGTAGACGCCACAAAACCATTAAAAGGATCTGAAAAATTCGAGAGGATAATCTAGATTATTATGTCTATTTTCGCATTACAAGAAGGGCACCTACCCTTTTTCAGATTTAACCGGTTTATCTGGAAGCCATATCTTTGTACTAGAAGTTCGCCGCAATTATAACAATAAGTGTTTTCCTCTGAAAGACCCGGAACATTCCCCACATAAACGTATCTCATACCCTCTTCAAGTGCAATTTCACGGGCTTTGAGAAGCGTCTCTGTTGGTGTTGGGGGTAAATGTTGCATCTTATAATGGGGGTAGAAACGTGTGAAATGTAATGGGACTTCAACCCCGACTTCATCGACCATGAACCTGACAAGGGCCCTGAGCTCATCCTCTGAATCGTTATATCCTGGTATTATAAGGTTTGTGACCTCAATGTGTATCCCCGCGTCATGCATCCATTTTATGCTGTCAAGTACTGGTTGTAATTTTGCACTGCACACAGTCTTATAGAATTCATCCGTCATCCCCTTTAAGTCTATGTTAGCAGCATCTAACAATGGGGATAAGAGCTCGAGGGTTTCCTCGGTCATATAACCATTCGTAACATAAACAGTCTTAATATCATCCTTATGTGCAAGTTTTGCACAGTCAAGTGTATATTCAAGCCAGATAGTGGGCTCGTTATATGTCCATGCAATAGACCTACAATTGTACCTTTTAGTAGTCTCGATGGCCTCCTCAGGCGGTATATCCTCTGTATATGCTTCGTCTATTACTGCTTGTGAAATATTCCAATTTTGGCAGTGCTTGCAACGAAAGTTACAACCAACCGTCCCTAGAGAGTAGACAAAACTGCCAGGGTAGAAATGAAATAATGGTTTCTTTTCGATTGGATCCACTGCAGCGGAAGATACAGCAGCATAAATTAAACTGTAAAGCTTACCATTCCTGTTTTCCCTTGTGAGGCAAAATCCCCTTCTACCTTCAGGGATCGAACACCTTCTATTACATACACTACATCTCACCCTCTCATTGACTTTTTCATAAAGGATAGCCTCTTTTATCAACTTCAACCCCTCAGATGTTCATATCCTTTTACTGGTGGTATGTATGTTCTTCCCTCTTTATCAACTATTTCAATTCTCCCTGTTTTAGTGACTTCACCTATGATATAGAAATTTAATCGATCGCTGAGGGGGATGACATTTTCGGGTGGTATTGTGAAAAGAAGTTCGAAATCTTCACCATAATAAATCCCCAATTCAATGGGGTCCTCCTTGATTAATCTCGCTATCTCCTTCACCTCATAAGGGATGGGGAGTTTTTCCTTGTATAATCTTATTCCAATTTTATTGGAGGTGGCAGTTATCAGTTCATTCAATTCACTTACAAGACCATCTGTTATATCGGTAGCTGCGTTTACAAGATGCGATTTTGCTAATATTCGAGCCTCTTTTAATCTTGCTTCTGGTTTAAGCGCGTGATCCATGATCTTGGATAATATATCATCTGTTACTGGTACTTCTTCTATATTATGGAGGAGTATTTTTATCCCGGCTGCTGCGAGGCCTAATTGTCCAGTTACTCCTACCAGATCTCCCTCTTTTGATCCGCTTTTTAAAAGCGCATCTTCTTTCAGTGTTCTCCCAATGGCAGCCCCTGCTAATATTATCTCATCTGCTTCCTTTGTATCCCCTCCAATGAGAGGTATCCTGTAATGGTCACAAGCTTTGAGGATGCCTCTAAGGAGTTCGTCGAATTCTTCAACTTTCATATGGGCTGGAAGACCCATTGACATTAGTAGTCCCAATGGTTTAGCCCCCATTGCGGCTAAATCGCTTATATTGACTGTTACGCTTTTCCAGCCCATTTGCTCATGGTTCATGGCCTTGGGGAAATGAGAGGTTTGTCTTAGTAGGTCGGTTGTTGCAACAATGTATTCTTTGCCCATGTCTATGAGGGCGGCATCATCACCAAGACCTTCTATGTTAAAATCCTTCAGATGCAATTTTATATTGGCTATTATCCTTTTAATAAGCTTTTTTTCTCCTAAATCTGAGACTTTCATCTTTATCATGAAAGGGCGGAATTTACCCTGTCTTTTATTATTTCAACTATTCGGGGGTCCGCGCCTAGGGGTTCTGTGTAGATTATTTCACCGTTAAATTCGATTTTTTCGTCGTGTTGGTGTTCATGGGAGTGGTGGTGTTCTTTTCCATCATCTATTCCTAGTATGTGTGGTATGTCATGTTTTGTGTGCACTCCATGTGCTAGGAATACTGGTGTGACGATTATTTTTTTAACGCCTTTTTTTGAAAGTTTTTTTACGGCTTCGGGGATGGTTGGTTTTGAAATGTTCATGAAGCCTATTTCAACTGGGTATTCTACCTCCTTCTCGTAGAGTTTGGCGAGTTTTTTTATAACTTTTTCTCCATATGGTAGTCTGCTGCCATGGCCTACGAGTAGGACTCCTATTTTATTTGGCTGGTTTGAATTTGAAGCCATATGTTATCACTCCATCTTTTCCTTCTTCTCTTATTTTTCTGAATACCATTTCTACTTCGTCTCCTATTTTTATATTGTCAGGGTTGCAGTCAACGATTTGTGTGGTTATTTTAACCCCTTCTTCTAATTCGACTATGGCCACTACATATGGTGCTATGTTTTTGAATTCGTCGCTTGGAGCGTGTATCACGGAGTAACTGTGTATTTTACCTTTTCCTTTAAATTTTATGTCTTCTAGTTTGCCTTTTCTCCTGCAGTGGGGGCATACTATGCGTCTTGGGAAGAATATTGAACCACATTTTAGGCATTTAGAGCCTAGTAGATTGTAACGTTGGGGTATATGGCGCCATGTTCTCACAGTTTCTGACATTTTATGAACCTCCATTCTGCACTATCTTGTGGTTTTAGAATACTTTTTAGTTTGTATACATACCATGGGAGTTGTTAAAACCCTTTTTAAGTTTTCATGTTATTTAAACTATTAGGGGGGTAATACTTTTTTCATGATTTGCTAAAAATTGTTATGATAATATTTTTATAATATTTTATATTATAGTATTATTTATGATTGGGGATAAAGGTTATGTTTTGAATGGAACGGTACTTTTACTTATAATACCAGTTTTCATATTACTTTTCAGCGCGTTAACTGTGTTAAATTATGAGAATAGGGCTAATTATGATTCAATGAATTCAAACAATGTCATTTCAACATTTAAAGACGTGAAAAATAATATACCAGTTATAACCTTGGATGTTCTGAATGAAAGTGCCTATGAAGTCATCGAAGAAAATATGACAATTATAAACAGTAGTGAATATGTGAAAGAGAAAGTGCAGGAAAGAATCAATAAACTCAGCTATGATTGCGATGTTAACTGCACAATAAAGAGCATAGCATCATATGAGAATGACCCATTCTATATTGAAGTGAATTCGACAATAACAGTCCAAAAAGACAATATTAAACATGTAGAAAACATTTCACAATTAGTATCAATTGAAGGCTTGCCAGATCCGCTCCCATTTACGAAATGCGATTCAATCTCCCACAATATGACTTGTATAGAATATCATCACGGCTTAGTAGCTTATCTTGGAGGTGTGGAAAACGGATCATTTTATGAAAACGCTACTTCACCTTTTATTATCAAAAAATGCCCCTATGAACCCTATGAAACCCATGGATCCATCCCAGTCATGTTAGATTGCATCCAAAACGGCTATTATCATAAAAGTAATGATGGGGCCTGTTACCTCTGTCGGTTAGAAGGAAGAGCTACATGCCTCCATCAAGGCTTGGAGACTTTCATAATATCTTATATGTTGAATAATGGCTCTACCATAGCCTCAATAGATCATGTTATATTCAACGATTTATATGAAGGCCAACCATTTATCATAAATGCCACATATGCGCTCTTCTTGGATGAAGCTCATCAAAAAAAGTATGGGATAAAATGAAAGAAGAAGGCCTAGTATTCTCAACAGACATGCTATTATCGATAGTCGTCATAATTGTCATAATAGGAGTCTCCAGCGATCTGATGGATATGAACAGGGAGATAACCCATGAAAATTTTCAAAGGTATTATTTTGAAAGGATAGCAAGCGAAACAACAGAAATATTGATAAATATACCAGGATCGCCGGATAACTGGGAGACTCTTCCCACTACTAATAATGTGATCCCAGGCTTATCTACTACTGAAAATTCCAAAATTTTATCCTATGATAAAATATGTAAATTAAAAGCCAACCCAGAACTCCTCAACAGGATACTCCCACCACAAGTACATATGAACATAACATTATATCCTAAAAATGAGATAATACCACCCATTATAATTAAAGGGGATGATGGAACACCTCATGAGATATTCATAGTGAATAGGACAGTCCAATGTGATTTCTACAAGAAATATGTTATCCTAGAATTAAATTCGAAATCTAATGGTTGCTATAGGCATGATAAATGGAAATGTGGCTACTTCAAAGCAACACTTGAGGAAATTGAAGAGAATAATTATTACCTTTTAGCAGACAATCCAAGGATATCATGGATTATAGACACGCCCGAAAACAAGAACTATGAAGAAAATACCTATGAGTCTCCTGTACTTTTAAATAATATAATAGAAGGCTTTTTATCCTCGAATTCTACTGGGATAATCTGGGTACATGTAAAAGGTGATGGGAATGTTTTAATCATTTCAGTGCCTAAGGGATATTCTGTACCGCTTCAACCAGCTTATTTCCAAGTTCAACCATGCGATTTTGTCATGGTAGCATGGATTTAAACATTTAAAAATAATATTATCATGAAAACAAGACAAATATTCGCCATAGGATCTGTTAAACTTGTTGAAAGGGGCACTACAACATTATCCGGGTCTAATTCTCTTCTATATGAAAGAGAGTTCAAGTAGAAGCCTAAAATCAAAAGGAAGGGTGTTAGAATGTAACCTGCAAGTGCGCTTATCAAGATCATCTTATGAAGTGGAATGGTTGGCAAGCCCAACCCAGCACTTACAATATGGGCTAAAACCCCTATCACTGGATAGATTATAATGGAAAGTATGATAATTATGCCAAAATTATAAAGAGCCCCTTTCCGTGGTATCAGTGTTGGAGGTATAATACCTGAATGTAGACCAGAGGATAATCTAGCACCTAATATACTTACAAGGTCCCCACTTTCTCCTGAGAATAATGGTACAAGTGCAAGTATACTAGGATTATCTAATATGACAGATAATCTACTGTTTAGGATGCTACCAGCACTTGTTCCAAAGATAGAACAGAGAAGTAGCACCGGGACGCTTTGACTAATTATACCCTTTAAATATTCATCCCCTTTTAACCCTATTAAAAGGCCCAATAGTCCCATTAAAATGAAAAGAAGAAAAAATGTTGGTTCTAAGATTGTATTTTTTATTAATTCTAAGAATAGTATGGCTAAAAAAACTGATGGTAGTGTGAAAAGGTCTCCTGATGCTGCTATCAATGGAGTGGTAATATTGTCAGGATCCCACCCGTTTTCATAACTTTTGAGCGCGATCAGGATCGTGGCAGGTAATAAAAAAATCCCGGAGATTATACCACCCATGACTGATATGATGGTGAAATCAATTATTCCTATGTTTTTAAAATTTGAAATTTCACAGATTGTCCATGCCATAAGCCCAAGGAATAAGGACATTATTATAGTTAAAATTATGGTGGATTCTATGTTATCATTTAAAATTTTAGATTTTTTAAGTTCTGTTGAGAGGGTACCTATATGAAGGTTCGATCCGAGACGTGAACCTAAAGCCCCGAAAATGTTACCTCGCATCCCTATTGCACCAGGTATAAGGACTATAAGACCTGGGTAGGCTTCAAGGAAATGTGTCATTTTACTTAGGACTATACCTGCTATAAGGTCGCCGATGGCACATATAAGAAGTGCGAATAAACTTTCGCCAAGGATCCTTTTTACGCTTTTGATAAAAAAATTTATTTTCTTGAAAATTTCGAAGAATTTTATAAAAGCCTTTGAGAACAATATTGAAATGTTAACTAGGAGCGTGAGCAGGTGATCCATTATAATCTTTATTTTCTCTGTTAATTTTTTCGTCATATAGGATCACCTGCAACTTCTCCCTTTGTTATTCAGAGTTCATCGAGTGACATTTCATTCTTGGCAAGTTTTCTCAATAACTCTGCCCCGGCTTCATTGCCCTTGGCGATAAGAGTATCCTCTTCAGCTAATACTGTGTTCCTGTCAGGTCCATAGATCCATGATTCACCCCTTCTTATAGCGATTATCCTCATACCAGTCCTTGTTCCCAAGAGAATCTCCCCTAGTGATTTTCCGATGAGTTCTGATCCCTCTTCTATGGTTACCCTCATGATTATCTCATCAGATTCCTCCATCACCATCTTAAATACTGGGTGGGGTTTTATACCCTTCAAAACTAGTTCTGCAATGTCTTTGGCGGCGTCAGCTATGTTTTCGGCGGCTTGCCCTACCTCAAGTAAAGCTGTGAGTTCTTCCGCGTCTTCAACAGATCTTGCAGCGAGGAGGGACTCTTTCTTGATCTCATAATTAAGCCTATTCACTTTATTTTCCAATTTTTTAACTTCCTCAGCAGCGTCCCTACTATTAAATAAAAGCGCGGAATATGCCAAGTCGACCATTAACTCCGAAAGGTTTTTCATTTCAATTAGGATATCTTTAACACTAGCCTTTGACAATTTTCTCCCCTCACATTAGTCTAGTTTCATGAATGCAATTCCTCCTCAACTTTAAAAGCTCTTTCTTTTTCTTGTTGAGATCTTCAACCTCCTTAATAATATCATCTAAACTTTTCTTTAAACATTTAACAGTGTCTTCTTCATGGATCCATTCACATTCTTGACAACTCCAAACACCTTTATCCTTTATCCAATAACCACCTGTCGAACCGTCACCACAAGGATAGAAAGGACAATAACAGAATGTGCAATCTTGGCCCATGAAATGGCAAGGATAATATTCACATTCGAGGTTAGGACCTTCCTGGATTTCTCCATTGATGTACCTTTGATAATATTCGCGCGCAAGTGGGTGAATAAAATATTTAAGAGCGTATCCCCTCGGTGTTATCATGTAACCTTCTTTAATGTAGGTTGTGGGATTGCCAATTATTATTGTAGTTGACATGTCCACATTCTCCACATCTAATCTTTGGAGGTTTGTCAACTTGGCTTTTCCATCCTTAACCACCCCAACTGGTGTATAAGGGGCTAAATGTTCCTTTATTATCTTTAATACTTCCATTAGCGGCCTTTTCCTCCTTTTGCTCTTTGGGTTATAGAATACTATGATAAATCCTGCTGTCACAGCATTTTCAACCTTCTTTTTTATCTCGGAAAGTGGTGTTAGAATGTCACTTAAACTTATGACTGCAAAATCATGTAGAGGCGCTCCAAGTAGAGAAGCGGCATAATTTACTGCCGTCACCCCAGGTATCACTTCAACTTCAATATTGGAGTATTTGTCGATTAAATGAAAGAATACATTGGCCATGCCAAAAATTCCAGGATCCCCTGAGCTTATTAGTGCAACATTTTTTCCTTCTCTGTGTTTTTTTATCGCGATCTCGGCCCGTTTAATCTCTTCTCGCATCCCCTTCTCAATGACTTCTTTGTCCTTTATGATATCGCGGATTTTATCAATATACTTTTTGTAGCCTATTATAACATCAGCGTCTTTTATAGCTTTAAAAGCTCTGAATGTCATGTCATCTCTTGTAGGTCCAATTCCAACGATTTTAATCAATTTATCCACCCTAATAAACGCGAATAATAGAAAGTATTTTTATTGTCCCTACATCTACTTTGATCTCGTGATCTTCAACCGTTGCAACTGCTGTTGCTGTTATCATGAATCGTGCTGTTGGCTTTATGACTATTTGACCAGTGGATTCAGTCACATTTTCCCTATAGGCCATTGCTGTGATGTTAACATTCACGCGCTCATTTTCCAAGTCTTCGAAGGTTGTTGCATTGAG from Methanothermobacter tenebrarum includes these protein-coding regions:
- the ribH gene encoding 6,7-dimethyl-8-ribityllumazine synthase, producing MEKVRIGAVVAEFNYDITQMMLKLAEEHAKFLGSEITKVVPVPGVFDMPLAIKKLLEDDNIDAVITLGAVIEGATDHDQIVAQHASRKIADLALEYDKPVALGISGPSMTRLEAHQRVDYAKRAVEAAVKMYRRLKKL
- a CDS encoding UbiD family decarboxylase yields the protein MRKFLQTIKDEFDIIRIEKEVSTHIEAAKILREHPGEIVILENIKESDIPVISGICNSRKKISRALNCKKENITKRIIQAMDNPTPIEDIKKLEGYHSQKANLEKLPILKYYQKDGGPYITAGAIIAKDPETRVRNASIHRMMLLDKRHLAVRIVPRHLYSYYKRAEEMGEDLPIVIVIGMHPATLLATTTSVPIDVDELEVANNFHDGKLKLFKCEKVDIEVPDAEIIIEGKILANKRTDEGPFVDLTGTYDIIRKEPIIEVERIHFKNNPLYHAILPAGLEHKLLQGLPQEPRIFKAVENTVPSVKNVILTEGGCCWLHAIVSIKKQAEGDAKNVIMAALSAHPSLKHVVVVDDDINPFDLEDVEYAIATRVKDDDILIVRGARGSSLDPSASADGTTTKVGVDATKPLKGSEKFERII
- the purE gene encoding 5-(carboxyamino)imidazole ribonucleotide mutase — translated: MKPKVMIVLGSGTDYMIAEKAMDILEELKISYDLKVASAHRTHERVKSIVLDSVKNGVEVFIGIAGLSAHLPGIIAANTYRPVIGVPVDVKIGGLDALFACSQMPFPVPVATVGIDRGENGALFAAQILGTYNQKIRARIIKLRKGYYEKVESDESHITNNIKGNYYSPIEIAIPEPTWTTNERTANNDSPLVSVIPGSYSDMKITKKVTMFLDRLGIPYDLNVISPIRYPERFQKYIENMETVKLFIAISGLSAHVTGTIAALTDKPVIGVPCAFKAYGLDSLFSMVNMPPGAPVGIVGIGNGGNAAILAAEILGIKNEKIETRIKKLRGGIQ
- the mmp11 gene encoding methanogenesis marker protein 11 — encoded protein: MQILKPEELREKFKDPWIAPYKKIITMVDNDLVEIIEYHPCISGSHWMIYQYPRTSKLILKAKRDGNRHIYLTKTGKTHLNLRASLNAAGIEEVTVTKDEVKVVHAGLAGAGVGAAMCRGMAKGVKRVELYDVGGGSKVGRAAVITPRLEKVIIGIDDTDTKDKGATWTLAHNIGVELSSEGFEYLDHIIVQLYPHNPYKTQNCVSVALTFAVKPGTQEELIERIIEKLKEKTLSDKTSIAIFNGIMIPEKLREYSIRAKKKLVTVDEARKIAEEVGVQLIEVTGAQGQIGALAAIGLSDDVDEAVKVYQR
- a CDS encoding glycosyltransferase translates to MYWLILIIVILLCVLKKHERDLSVSVVIPAYNEEKTVAKVVKAAHSSSYVDEVIVVDDGSFDNTYKEAKRAGAKIIRHASNRGKGAALKTGFKHSKGDIVVFLDADLRNITTAKIDKMIKPIIEGRADITKTKFKRRAGRVTELTAKPLLRFFFPEIKFEQPLSGQFAAKRSVLERMKFEDDYGVDVGIILDADVQGLNVKEVDIGELEHDMASLSDLNIVATEVVRTIVDRALEYGRITMMDSMGESIRMCILGLSLITLGIFSIFFIRALPPTVGIIMGVVGVIIAAYYFVALVKRSYHVLASSKGRLQVLRSFIYMHFPILVSALILVAMISALLGAVHIDEGKISIEPNPGNLIIWKKNAENRTFDVRGPYTIDSALEGENDTIRLPKEAVDTLGLNYGDIVYIGGVDYTLKESRPNDVNIIRIPANAREILDVNVGDVIRDSALRKVFNNIFAVRKISNQSNITIENGILIEDNDKSGREVNIYLDGKKITTALGAMKNGSYAIYINGIHVRTIYFNENSPRENYTIYWGDHIIIVEIGKPIKTNMQFATIEEGIFLNIISDKL